GTGCCGGATGATAAGCTGCAGAAGGTGCTCGAGGCCGCCCGGCTGGCCCCCACGGCGCATAATTACCAGCCTTTTCAGCTTATTGTCCTGCACACCGCCGGCCGGACAGAGGAACTGAAGCGAATTTACGAGCGGGATTGGCTAAGTCAGGCCCCGGTAATAGTCGTTGTCTGCGCTGTTTATGAAGGGGCCTGGCTGCGGATGGACAACAAGAACTATGCCGAAGTGGATGCCACGATTGCCATGGATCACCTGATCCTGGCGGCGACTGACCTGGGCCTGGGCACCTGCTGGATCGCGGCCTTCAACCCCCAGGAGCTGCGGGCCTTGCTGAAACTGCCCGAGGGTGTGGAGCCGATTGCCTTAACGCCCATCGGCTATGCAGCAAACCAGCAAAAAGCGAACCACAGAAAACTATTGCCGGAACTGGTGCGCTACGAACACTGGTAACCATGACCGGCAGCCGGCATTCGTTAATAACGCCATGAGCATGCGTTTCTCCGTAATTATTCCCGTCCTGCATGAAGCCGCCGGAATAAATGATCTGCTTGATCATCTGCGCCGGTTGAAAGACGCCGGGCACTGCGAGATCATCGTTGTAGATGGCAGCGCCGATCAGGACACCATGCTGCCCATCGCGGCAAGCGATGTCATCTGTCTTCCCTCACCTCCCGGCAGGGCCCGGCAGATGAATGCGGGGGCCGCTTTGGCATCAGGCGATGTCCTTATTTTTCTTCATGCCGACACCCGCTTGCCGACCGACGCCCTGCAGCTGATTGGCCGGGCGATGACCGGCTCCGCTTATTGGGGAGGGGCCTTCAACCTGGGCATCCGTTCCGGTAAATGGATTTACCGGTTAATTGCCTGGATTGCTTCCTTACGTTCCCGTCTTACCCGCATCCCTTACGGTGATCAGGCCATTTTTATCCGCCGCACCGCCTTCCGGAATCTGGGGGGATTTCCGGTCATACCCATTATGGAAGATGTCGCCCTGATGCGTCAGATCAAGAAAAGGGGTGGCAAGATCACCATTATCCCCCGCCCGGTCGTTACTTCCCCCCGCCGCTGGGAAAGCGAGGGTGTGCTCTGCGCCACCCTGCGCAACTGGCTGCTGCTGGCGGCCTATATGCTGGGTAGACCGCCGGAAAAGCTGGCCCGCTATTATAAAAACGCAAATCACGATCTGAATTGAAGGCAGGAAGATTATGGCGGCGAGCGAAAGAAATAAGGATTGCATCCTTTTTTTTGTTAAAGCACCGGAGCAGACGACCGTTAAATCACGGCTGGCAGAGGCGGTCGGCGAAGTAACGGCGAGGGAACTCTATCGTAATTTTGTCCTGGATATGCTGGATACCCTGTCCACTATCACAGCCAGGGTCAAGTATGACCTGTGGGTGTGCTTTTATCCCCCTGAGGCCGGGCAGGAGATCCGGGCTTGGCTGGGCAGCTCCTATACCTGCGTCCCCCAGCAGGGGAGTGATCTGGGCGAACGGATGCAAAACGCCTTTCTGGCCAGCTTTGCGGCGGGATACAGCCGGGCAATCCTGCTCGGGAGCGATACCCCCGACCTCACAAGTGAAATCATTAACGAGGGATTGACCCGCTTGACCACCCACCCCGCCGTCATCGGGCCGGCCTGTGATGGCGGTTATTATCTGCTGGGTTTTCAGTCGCAGGCCTTTCTCCCGGCTATTTTTTGCGGGATGCCCTGGAGTACGTGGAAAGTTTATTCGCTTACCCGGGAGGTTTTCCGGCGTGCGAACTTTAACGTCTCCGTCCTGCTGCCCTGGCGGGATATTGATACCATCGCCGACCTCCAGACTCTCCGGGTAAGTTGCCGAAACAGCAGCTTTGCCCATTCCCGAACGATGCGTTATATGCTGCAAGGTAATGAAGAGGTCTAAATCTATTACCGCAAATGACGGTTGGGTAATACCAATCTCCCGTTATTAAAGGTTAATGCTACCGGCTGTTTTCCAATTATCAACTATATGAACCTCTATTCGGGGCAAAATTTAATATAATTCTTCGTTTCTGTTGACAAAATCATATCTACAACTGTGGGTTATTATTATCATAGTTATGAAGAAAACAAAATCAGTGATTTTATTTCAGAAGATAATGTTGTGATTGCCCTTGATCAAATCAAACGGACAATTCAAGTCCGGTGTGGTGCGCAAAAAAAACGAAGGTTAACAAAAGTTGAATCCGTAGGAGCCCTACTTCTTTTTCCCTGCCGCCGTTGGAAAGTCTTTTAGCGTATCAATCGAAACCTGCAGTTGCGGGCCTTGTCCCTGAGCAACTACATTCTCTTGTCTCTCGATAAAGATCATCGTGCAAATCATAATCAACAAGAAAGCCGCGATTAAATAAAGCCATTTCATCCCCCAAGCTCCTTTCCCCTTGTCAGCTCAACTTTATAGCGATATTTTTATATTAAACCGAGTATTAGTGAGCTCATACGGAGTTAAGGTTTCAAAGTCAAGCAAAATGTACCATTTTTAAGGAGTAATATTTAGGTGGAGGGTGGTACAATTTCAATAGCATGAATAATTGATACGGATAATTCAAGTCCGGTTATGGGCGCTAAAACCGAAGCTTAACAAAAGTTAATGGTTAAAAAAACCGCACAAAATCTTATCAAAAGAGTTTGTTTAGGAAATTGGTGATCAGGCCGCCATTCTTTTTACTTGCCCCTCGGCTGGGAATGTTGGGTTGAATAATGGTTCTGCTGAAAACGATCCGCCACTCTCCTCCCTCTTTGATCATCTCCAGGTTTAAGGTTTCGCGGCCATAGAGCAAGAAGGGGCTTGAAAGCGTAGCTACAGCTTGACTATTATCGTATTTGTTAAATATGACCTCATGGATGATGAAATTTTGGAACTTTATCTGCTTTTCCTTATGATCGTCGGCGAAATCTTTCAAGGTATATGTTTTTTTAGACGTCTCGGAGAGTTGTTCATAAGCCCCCTGATATTCACCTGCCGTGACATTTTGCATAAAAACATTTATCCGCTTGACGATGGTGGATGTATCGCGGTTGGGCGCAGTAATAAAAAATAGAACGACAAGCATTATGGTGGCCAACAAGAAATATACCGCTGCGGCATAACGTTTATTACCTCTAAATACGTTCTCGAAAATCCATGCTCGTTCTATGAAAATTATAGTGACGATTAAGATGACGATGAGAGCGTAAGCAAGGATACTGCCCTTCAGAAGGGAGGTAAGGCCCATTCCGATCAAAGTGTTTATAAGAGCAATGTAAAGATTTTCTTTTTTCAACTTGTCAGCCTTTCATGCAGCCCCGAGGTAAAACAGAAATATCTTCCAGAGTAATGCATCAGCAGTCAGAAAGCCCTATATTTTAAGAACTTGCCATAATTTTTGATAAGGTATTATTTTTTAATATATGTATAAGCAGACCAGATTTGTATGTCAATGACATAGTGGCTATAAAACGTTAATTGGGGTACCTGTTGCACAATGAGGTTGATATGCGCCTGCTTCAAAGCATGAATAATATTGATACGGACAAATTCAAGTCCGGTTATGGGCGCTAAAAACCGAAGGTTAACAAAAGCTAATGACAGGTTAAAATATTTATTCGCTAAAATGCGAAATTCATTAATAAATTGGCGGAAGTGCATGGGAATCGAACCCACCCAGGACGGTTTTAGCGCCCTACACCGGATTTGAAGTCCGAGAGGCCCACCAGTGACCTTGGCACTTCCGCAAAATAAACAATAAATTCCTGTTCTGGTCACAGGTATTCAGGCTGCGACGTCCAACTCAGCGAATTGTCGAGCATTTGCACCTTGACCTCTGTGCCGGCCTTCACTTTCTCCGTGTTCTCCGGCAGCACTATAAGGCCATTGGCCCGGACCATGGATTTCAGGATTCCCGACCCTTGCTCACCCGTAGTGGAGACGGTATAGCCACCGGCGCCGGCCTTCACAAGGGCCCTGATAAAGTGCGTAAAACCCTTTCTTTTTTCAATATCTTCTTGCAGGACGGCGCGGACCGTTTTGCGAAATATCTCCTGGTGCCCCATCATCTTTAAGATGGCCGGCCTGATGAACTGCTCAAAAGA
The window above is part of the Deltaproteobacteria bacterium genome. Proteins encoded here:
- a CDS encoding TIGR04282 family arsenosugar biosynthesis glycosyltransferase codes for the protein MAASERNKDCILFFVKAPEQTTVKSRLAEAVGEVTARELYRNFVLDMLDTLSTITARVKYDLWVCFYPPEAGQEIRAWLGSSYTCVPQQGSDLGERMQNAFLASFAAGYSRAILLGSDTPDLTSEIINEGLTRLTTHPAVIGPACDGGYYLLGFQSQAFLPAIFCGMPWSTWKVYSLTREVFRRANFNVSVLLPWRDIDTIADLQTLRVSCRNSSFAHSRTMRYMLQGNEEV
- a CDS encoding TIGR04283 family arsenosugar biosynthesis glycosyltransferase → MRFSVIIPVLHEAAGINDLLDHLRRLKDAGHCEIIVVDGSADQDTMLPIAASDVICLPSPPGRARQMNAGAALASGDVLIFLHADTRLPTDALQLIGRAMTGSAYWGGAFNLGIRSGKWIYRLIAWIASLRSRLTRIPYGDQAIFIRRTAFRNLGGFPVIPIMEDVALMRQIKKRGGKITIIPRPVVTSPRRWESEGVLCATLRNWLLLAAYMLGRPPEKLARYYKNANHDLN
- a CDS encoding nitroreductase family protein, whose translation is MDFQELIGKRYSVRAYKPDPVPDDKLQKVLEAARLAPTAHNYQPFQLIVLHTAGRTEELKRIYERDWLSQAPVIVVVCAVYEGAWLRMDNKNYAEVDATIAMDHLILAATDLGLGTCWIAAFNPQELRALLKLPEGVEPIALTPIGYAANQQKANHRKLLPELVRYEHW